A single window of Halorubrum sp. BV1 DNA harbors:
- a CDS encoding TATA-box-binding protein gives MTNPADSIEIQNVVASTGIGQELDLEALAEDLPGADFNPDNFPGLVYRTQEPKAAALIFRSGKIVCTGAKSINDVHEALGIIFEKLRGLQIPVEDDPEITVQNIVSSADLGHNLNLNALAIGLGLEDVEYEPEQFPGLVYRMDEPEVVILLFGSGKIVITGGKRTDDAEEAVEEIVERIEGLGLLG, from the coding sequence ATGACGAACCCTGCAGATTCGATCGAGATACAGAACGTAGTTGCATCGACGGGGATCGGCCAGGAACTTGACTTGGAGGCGCTCGCGGAGGATCTTCCCGGTGCCGATTTTAATCCGGATAACTTTCCCGGTCTCGTCTACCGGACGCAGGAGCCGAAGGCGGCCGCACTTATCTTCCGCTCCGGGAAGATCGTGTGCACGGGCGCAAAGAGTATCAACGACGTTCACGAGGCCCTCGGGATCATCTTCGAGAAACTCCGCGGACTGCAGATTCCCGTCGAAGACGACCCCGAGATCACCGTCCAGAACATCGTGTCGAGCGCCGACCTCGGACATAATCTGAACCTCAACGCGCTTGCGATCGGTCTCGGGTTAGAAGACGTGGAGTACGAGCCGGAACAGTTCCCCGGTCTCGTGTACCGGATGGACGAGCCCGAAGTTGTGATTCTGTTGTTCGGGAGCGGAAAGATCGTCATCACGGGCGGCAAGCGTACAGACGACGCCGAAGAGGCGGTAGAGGAGATCGTCGAGCGGATCGAGGGGCTCGGACTGCTCGGGTGA